The Deltaproteobacteria bacterium genome window below encodes:
- a CDS encoding uracil-DNA glycosylase — translation MAVDEDHINCYQCRHFYVTWDEFFPRGCKALSFKSREMPSAVVKRSSGMDCQMFEKKERGRRSE, via the coding sequence ATGGCGGTAGATGAAGACCACATAAATTGCTACCAATGCAGGCACTTCTATGTGACCTGGGACGAGTTCTTCCCGAGGGGGTGCAAAGCCCTGAGCTTCAAGAGCCGGGAGATGCCCTCTGCCGTGGTAAAGAGGTCCTCGGGGATGGATTGCCAGATGTTCGAAAAGAAAGAACGGGGAAGACGAAGCGAGTGA
- a CDS encoding TldD/PmbA family protein, with the protein MGLIDAFDPFRVLKAALANGGEYADIYVEDTANTSIVAEEKRIERVVTGRDRGAGIRVIAGLKTYYAYTNDLTEKGLLEVAGAVAKGVREGKEAGDLNLTRKESAPGFDIKRLPYKAALDEKVGLVKRGEKTAWAFDKRIRQVRVVYGDGLRRTAIVNSLGEWVEEERNALLFLCNAVSAEGDVMQTGYEPLGGIMGLEAFDETPPEAIAEAAARRAVMMLGARRAPGGSMAVVLSSDAGGTMIHEAVGHGLEADLALQNLSVYSGKLGEKVANESITVLDDATIPYKRGSFFFDDEGTPAERTVLVENGILRSYMCDRLNSMKSGLRSTGNGRRESYHHRPIPRMTNTIIAPGKESPEAIISSLEKGLFVKKMGGGQVNTVNGDFVFEVTEGYLIEKGKVGEPVRGATLTGNGPDVLMKIDMVGTDLGFGIGTCGKDSQGVPVSDAQPTLRIPEITVGGEAK; encoded by the coding sequence ATGGGACTCATTGATGCTTTCGACCCTTTCAGGGTCCTTAAAGCCGCGCTCGCAAACGGCGGCGAGTACGCGGACATCTACGTCGAGGACACCGCCAATACCTCGATAGTCGCCGAGGAAAAAAGGATAGAGCGAGTCGTCACCGGCAGGGACAGGGGCGCGGGCATAAGGGTAATAGCAGGGCTAAAGACCTACTACGCGTACACGAACGACCTTACGGAAAAGGGGCTCCTTGAAGTGGCGGGCGCTGTTGCCAAGGGGGTGCGCGAAGGTAAGGAAGCAGGCGACCTGAACCTCACAAGGAAGGAATCCGCACCGGGATTCGATATAAAGCGCCTACCTTATAAGGCGGCGCTGGATGAGAAGGTCGGGCTCGTAAAGAGGGGCGAGAAGACGGCCTGGGCATTCGATAAGAGGATACGGCAGGTCAGGGTCGTCTACGGCGACGGCCTCCGGAGGACCGCCATCGTCAACTCCCTCGGCGAGTGGGTCGAGGAGGAGAGGAACGCGCTCCTTTTCCTCTGTAACGCCGTCTCCGCAGAGGGCGATGTCATGCAGACCGGATACGAGCCGCTCGGGGGCATAATGGGCCTCGAGGCATTCGACGAGACCCCGCCAGAGGCCATTGCCGAAGCAGCCGCCCGGAGGGCGGTAATGATGCTCGGCGCAAGGAGGGCTCCCGGCGGGAGCATGGCCGTCGTCCTCTCAAGCGATGCCGGAGGCACCATGATACACGAGGCCGTGGGCCACGGCCTTGAGGCCGACCTTGCCCTACAGAATCTTTCCGTCTATTCCGGAAAGCTCGGAGAGAAGGTCGCGAACGAATCCATAACCGTGCTAGACGATGCAACCATTCCCTATAAGCGCGGCTCGTTCTTCTTCGACGACGAGGGCACGCCTGCGGAGAGGACAGTGCTCGTCGAGAACGGCATACTCCGCTCATACATGTGCGACAGGCTCAATTCAATGAAGTCGGGCCTCCGGTCCACAGGGAACGGCAGGCGGGAATCCTATCACCACAGGCCCATACCGAGGATGACGAATACCATCATCGCGCCGGGAAAGGAGAGCCCCGAGGCCATAATAAGCTCCCTCGAAAAAGGGCTGTTCGTCAAAAAGATGGGCGGCGGCCAGGTGAATACCGTTAACGGCGATTTCGTCTTCGAGGTGACCGAAGGCTACCTTATCGAGAAGGGCAAGGTCGGCGAGCCTGTGCGCGGCGCGACGCTCACCGGGAACGGCCCGGACGTGCTCATGAAGATTGACATGGTCGGCACAGACCTGGGCTTCGGCATCGGCACCTGCGGAAAGGACAGCCAGGGCGTGCCGGTCTCGGACGCCCAGCCTACATTGAGGATTCCCGAGATAACTGTCGGGGGAGAGGCGAAGTAG
- a CDS encoding carbon starvation protein A, producing MKLSSIVIAALAIAFAVSFGVTTRIINPSEGVNALWLVIAAACFFIIAYRLYGAFIAAKVLALDDRRPTPAVRLNDGSDYHPTHPLVLFGHHFASIAGAGPLIGPVLAAQFGYLPGFLWILVGAVFGGAVHDMVILFASVRRNGCSLAEIARKEIGPVAGFTAALAVLFIIIVALAGLGLAVVNALYKSPWGTFTIAATIPIALFMGIYLQKLRPGKVGEVSVIGIALLIAAVVGGSYIQGTFLEPIFNRDREFLIWSIAMYGFFASVLPIWLLLAPRDYLSTFMKIGTVIILAAGVIFLAPEIRMPAVTRFIEGGGPIIPGTVFPFMFITIACGAISGFHSLIASGTTPKMIIRERDIKPIGFGAMLAEGFVAVIALIAATVLIPGDYFAINTTLSFDALSAMGFAPEKIKELSATVGTEVAGRPGGAVSLAVGMAYIFSALPGMKGLMPYWYNFALMFEALFILTTIDGGTRVARFILQEFGATFYNPLGKTGSMPAIVVLTALVVAAWGYLISSGSVATIWPMFGVANQLLAAIALSVGTTILIKMGKTRYAWVTLAPMVFMVVMTLVAAWKLFWIFSAKAAAAIDPSQAFTFRLDSVLVAVMAVLAVIAVADAALKWMGLVSQRSIPSAETE from the coding sequence ATGAAGCTTTCAAGCATCGTGATAGCCGCCCTCGCCATCGCCTTCGCGGTGTCCTTCGGTGTCACAACCCGCATCATAAACCCATCGGAGGGCGTGAACGCCCTCTGGCTCGTAATAGCTGCCGCGTGCTTCTTCATAATCGCCTACCGCCTTTACGGGGCCTTTATCGCCGCGAAGGTACTGGCCCTTGACGACCGAAGACCCACCCCTGCGGTTCGCCTGAACGACGGGTCTGACTACCACCCTACCCATCCGCTTGTCCTCTTCGGTCATCACTTCGCGTCGATCGCCGGGGCGGGCCCCCTCATCGGGCCGGTGCTGGCGGCGCAGTTCGGATACCTTCCGGGGTTTCTCTGGATACTCGTGGGCGCGGTCTTCGGCGGAGCGGTCCACGACATGGTAATACTCTTCGCCTCGGTAAGGAGGAACGGCTGCTCGCTCGCGGAGATAGCCCGGAAGGAGATCGGGCCGGTTGCGGGCTTCACGGCGGCGCTTGCCGTCCTTTTCATCATAATAGTGGCGCTCGCGGGGCTCGGGCTCGCGGTAGTGAACGCGCTTTACAAGAGCCCCTGGGGCACGTTCACAATAGCCGCCACAATCCCCATAGCCCTTTTCATGGGCATATACCTCCAGAAGCTCCGGCCCGGAAAGGTCGGGGAAGTGAGCGTCATCGGGATAGCCCTCCTCATAGCGGCCGTCGTCGGTGGCAGCTACATCCAGGGCACATTTCTCGAGCCCATATTCAACAGAGACAGGGAGTTCCTCATCTGGTCAATCGCCATGTACGGCTTTTTCGCTTCGGTCCTCCCCATATGGCTCCTCCTTGCGCCGAGGGACTACCTCTCCACCTTCATGAAAATAGGGACGGTAATAATACTCGCGGCCGGGGTCATCTTCCTTGCGCCCGAGATACGGATGCCGGCGGTCACGCGCTTTATCGAGGGCGGCGGGCCCATAATCCCCGGCACCGTGTTCCCGTTCATGTTCATAACCATAGCGTGCGGGGCCATCTCGGGCTTCCATTCCCTCATAGCCTCGGGCACGACCCCCAAGATGATAATAAGGGAGCGGGATATAAAGCCTATCGGCTTCGGCGCCATGCTCGCGGAAGGGTTCGTGGCGGTCATCGCACTCATAGCCGCGACCGTACTCATTCCGGGCGACTACTTCGCAATAAACACCACCCTTTCATTTGACGCGCTCTCGGCAATGGGCTTTGCCCCCGAGAAGATAAAGGAGCTCTCCGCAACCGTGGGCACCGAGGTGGCCGGAAGGCCCGGCGGCGCGGTTTCGCTCGCGGTCGGTATGGCTTACATCTTCAGCGCCCTTCCCGGCATGAAGGGGCTCATGCCGTACTGGTATAACTTCGCGCTCATGTTCGAGGCCCTTTTCATACTCACCACCATAGACGGCGGCACAAGGGTGGCAAGGTTCATACTGCAGGAGTTCGGGGCCACCTTTTACAACCCCTTGGGGAAGACCGGCTCCATGCCTGCAATCGTCGTCCTAACGGCGCTAGTCGTCGCGGCGTGGGGCTATCTCATAAGCTCTGGAAGTGTAGCCACCATCTGGCCCATGTTCGGAGTCGCGAACCAGCTCCTTGCCGCGATAGCGCTCTCGGTGGGGACTACCATACTCATCAAGATGGGCAAAACCAGATACGCATGGGTAACGCTTGCCCCCATGGTCTTCATGGTGGTCATGACGCTCGTGGCCGCCTGGAAGCTCTTCTGGATCTTCTCGGCCAAGGCAGCGGCGGCAATAGACCCCTCGCAGGCCTTCACCTTCCGCCTCGATTCAGTGCTCGTGGCGGTGATGGCCGTGCTCGCAGTCATAGCCGTCGCTGACGCGGCGCTAAAATGGATGGGACTCGTAAGCCAAAGGTCCATTCCCTCCGCTGAAACGGAATAA
- a CDS encoding phosphoribosyltransferase, translating into MDRPAPYQDRTHAGRALAEVLRKYAGEGPVIVGLPRGGVVVAAEIARAIGAELDVILAGKLRAPYNPELAIGAVSEDGHVYLNRLAIRGLRIKDSYIEEETRSRLRTMRERLNLYRSVKEKVPLKGRTVIIVDDGLATGSTMISAIQAAHASGAKKIIAAVPGGPADTVDRIREMKEVSEVLCPHIPDLFFAVSQLYIDFSQVEDSEVAEILRASSEEERKRA; encoded by the coding sequence ATGGACAGGCCTGCCCCTTACCAGGACAGGACGCACGCCGGACGGGCCCTTGCGGAGGTCTTAAGGAAGTACGCGGGCGAAGGGCCGGTGATTGTCGGGCTCCCGAGGGGCGGTGTGGTGGTGGCCGCCGAGATAGCCAGGGCAATCGGGGCCGAGCTCGACGTCATACTCGCGGGAAAGCTCAGGGCCCCGTACAACCCCGAACTGGCCATAGGAGCTGTCTCCGAGGACGGGCATGTTTACCTTAACCGCCTCGCGATAAGGGGCCTGCGCATCAAGGATAGCTACATCGAGGAGGAGACTCGATCAAGGCTCCGCACAATGCGGGAGCGCCTTAACCTTTACAGGTCGGTAAAGGAAAAGGTGCCGCTAAAGGGCAGGACTGTCATTATAGTCGACGACGGCCTCGCTACCGGCTCTACCATGATCTCCGCCATACAGGCGGCCCACGCCTCGGGCGCGAAAAAGATAATCGCCGCCGTTCCCGGCGGGCCCGCGGACACCGTGGACCGCATACGCGAGATGAAAGAGGTCTCGGAGGTCTTATGCCCGCACATACCCGACCTCTTCTTCGCGGTAAGCCAGCTCTATATCGATTTCAGCCAGGTCGAGGACAGCGAAGTGGCGGAGATACTACGGGCATCGAGCGAAGAAGAAAGGAAGCGCGCCTGA
- a CDS encoding PilZ domain-containing protein, with amino-acid sequence MSSGRVFLTGDLDAFHPAFKDLVAECGFAVFTGGRDVSPSADDLPVIGVSGTQGLKAADFETPRPFLVYTGLALPEPEMRRLKEAGLLGVICAETPPEDLAFLFKKAFFYEKMLRRNPRAPVNIPIALSFGTREVSSFATLLSRDGIFVVSLNPPPVNSVCTLRFNLPGIRKELATGARVLYQISVNRDLNIISSPGDPFKRLVSHPGMALLFTDMPEKDRELIESYIETVF; translated from the coding sequence ATGAGCTCGGGCAGGGTATTTCTCACGGGGGACCTTGACGCCTTCCATCCCGCGTTCAAAGACCTCGTCGCTGAATGCGGCTTTGCGGTCTTTACAGGAGGCCGGGACGTCTCTCCGTCAGCCGACGACCTGCCTGTAATAGGCGTCTCCGGCACGCAGGGGCTTAAGGCTGCGGATTTTGAGACTCCAAGGCCATTTCTCGTCTATACCGGGCTCGCTCTTCCGGAGCCCGAGATGCGGAGGCTCAAGGAGGCCGGCCTCCTCGGGGTCATTTGCGCGGAGACTCCGCCCGAGGACCTTGCGTTCCTTTTTAAAAAGGCCTTTTTCTATGAGAAGATGCTCCGCCGGAATCCGAGGGCGCCGGTAAACATACCAATTGCGCTATCGTTCGGCACAAGGGAGGTAAGCTCGTTCGCGACTCTTTTGAGCAGGGACGGCATATTCGTCGTGAGCCTCAACCCGCCGCCCGTGAACTCGGTCTGCACGCTACGGTTCAACTTGCCCGGAATCCGGAAAGAGCTTGCGACCGGCGCCCGTGTCCTTTACCAGATAAGCGTGAACAGGGACCTGAACATCATATCGAGTCCCGGTGACCCCTTCAAAAGGCTCGTGTCGCACCCGGGGATGGCGCTTCTCTTTACCGACATGCCGGAGAAGGACAGGGAGCTGATAGAGAGTTACATAGAGACGGTTTTTTAG
- a CDS encoding P-loop NTPase, translating into MESKAIWSIGGGKGGIGKSVMTANIGCALARLGKKVVLVDADLGGANLHTYFGIKYPPTGLDDFLKGRIAELDEAMIETAQPNLRLICGAGEFLGIANPAHARKQKLMSGIRKLGADYIIVDLGAGSSYNTLDFFSLSSQGIVVLAPEPAAIQNAYIFLKSFVYRRLQRLFSGNQRLTEIIQDATDPRSRGAVKSFPDLCERIAAEDRDAASRAVTEVKGFRPRLLLNMASSMEDVRVAEAFKGAASTFLGLETDFVGAIPSRRSIKDAARKMRPFMLEESAVDANEDMKRVIQNLLKSEELAKEAPQAKGQDGCREKVPEPAHPAAHAGEPAGEEVFGFNENISHEGAVFHVQTEAQGGADAFIETIIYNGGRIFFSKRTRWKEAPPEAAQAGFKEFAARQHRAAVAAIKTNRITIKT; encoded by the coding sequence ATGGAAAGCAAGGCCATATGGTCCATTGGCGGGGGAAAGGGCGGCATAGGCAAGAGCGTCATGACCGCCAATATAGGATGCGCGCTCGCCAGGCTCGGAAAGAAAGTGGTCCTTGTGGACGCGGACCTCGGAGGGGCCAACCTCCATACATATTTCGGGATCAAATATCCTCCGACCGGCCTCGACGACTTCCTCAAGGGCCGGATAGCCGAGCTCGACGAGGCGATGATAGAGACGGCCCAGCCCAATCTCCGGCTCATATGCGGGGCAGGAGAGTTCCTCGGCATCGCAAACCCGGCCCATGCCAGAAAACAGAAGCTCATGAGCGGCATAAGGAAGCTCGGCGCGGATTACATTATCGTGGATCTCGGCGCGGGCTCTTCCTACAACACCCTTGATTTCTTCTCGCTCTCAAGCCAGGGGATAGTGGTCCTGGCGCCCGAGCCTGCCGCCATACAGAACGCCTACATATTCCTGAAGAGCTTCGTCTACAGGAGGCTTCAGAGGCTCTTCTCGGGGAACCAGAGGCTTACGGAGATAATACAGGACGCGACTGACCCGAGAAGCCGGGGCGCGGTCAAGTCCTTCCCGGACCTCTGCGAAAGGATAGCGGCCGAGGACAGGGACGCGGCATCCCGCGCCGTTACGGAGGTCAAGGGCTTCAGGCCCAGGCTCCTACTGAACATGGCGTCTTCCATGGAAGACGTCAGGGTGGCCGAGGCCTTCAAGGGCGCGGCCTCTACTTTTCTCGGCCTTGAAACCGATTTTGTCGGCGCTATCCCGTCAAGGCGCTCCATAAAAGACGCCGCGCGGAAGATGAGGCCCTTTATGCTGGAGGAATCGGCTGTGGACGCTAACGAAGACATGAAAAGGGTAATACAGAACCTCCTTAAATCCGAGGAGCTGGCGAAAGAAGCGCCTCAGGCAAAGGGACAAGACGGTTGCCGGGAAAAAGTCCCGGAGCCCGCCCACCCCGCGGCCCATGCCGGGGAGCCTGCCGGAGAGGAGGTCTTCGGCTTCAATGAGAACATAAGCCATGAAGGGGCCGTCTTCCACGTGCAGACAGAGGCCCAGGGCGGCGCAGACGCCTTCATCGAGACCATCATCTATAACGGCGGCAGGATATTCTTTTCCAAAAGGACCCGCTGGAAGGAAGCGCCTCCGGAAGCGGCCCAGGCCGGCTTCAAAGAGTTCGCCGCAAGGCAGCACAGGGCCGCGGTCGCGGCCATAAAAACTAACAGGATAACGATAAAGACATGA
- a CDS encoding cytochrome c3 family protein, whose protein sequence is MKPLPSKKRHFALFAILIALAIAGCGETLDSLIDPRAQKVSAKPPREAETDYYEKFYKELAKRAAIRRGTSEIEALDSLPKDPSGEVNWTAAVMGGYITPRGSIDPEAEEEPILDLNIFIEAKVPLMFNVLFPHSIHTYWLSCNNCHPKIFIPEVGANPITMDEIFQGQWCGRCHGKVAFTFWPRDNCVRCHIVKKGESLERERWR, encoded by the coding sequence TTGAAACCTCTCCCCTCGAAAAAGCGCCACTTCGCCCTTTTCGCCATTCTCATTGCCCTTGCAATCGCGGGCTGCGGCGAAACACTCGACAGTCTTATCGACCCACGGGCGCAAAAGGTCAGCGCAAAACCCCCCCGCGAAGCTGAGACGGATTACTACGAGAAGTTCTATAAAGAGCTCGCTAAAAGGGCGGCAATCCGGAGGGGGACAAGCGAAATAGAGGCCTTGGACAGCCTGCCAAAGGACCCATCCGGGGAGGTCAACTGGACCGCCGCGGTCATGGGAGGATACATAACCCCAAGGGGCTCCATCGACCCCGAGGCGGAGGAGGAACCGATACTCGACCTGAATATATTCATAGAGGCGAAGGTCCCCCTCATGTTCAACGTCCTATTTCCCCATTCCATACACACTTACTGGCTGAGCTGCAACAACTGCCATCCCAAGATATTCATCCCCGAGGTCGGCGCAAACCCCATAACGATGGACGAGATATTCCAAGGCCAATGGTGCGGGAGGTGCCACGGCAAGGTCGCCTTCACCTTCTGGCCCAGGGACAACTGCGTAAGGTGCCATATAGTTAAAAAAGGCGAATCCCTTGAAAGGGAAAGGTGGAGGTAG
- a CDS encoding 6-bladed beta-propeller, protein MSRFARKLLFVLAGAIILYGCAPKNPHSDIVWPEPPDQPRIKYVKTHRGTADFSKGGVAASLILGEASGTNLSKPMGVHVDRHGKVFVTDTARSDVFVFDTKNSKVYTLGDMGIKMFYKPISIVTDDSDRMFVSDSQLDTVTALAPDGKVIQTLRPEVPFQQPTGLAVDNNKKRLYVIDTHTHDIRVFDLETLKHIDTIGKRGKEEGEFNFPSYIAVDQTTSNIYVVDTMNGRVQIFDSEGKFIRAFGQFGDSPGMFARPRGVAVSSEGHLYVVDAAFNNVQIFNTEGRILLGFSGYGSGRGAMILPAGIAIDNEDYIYVVDSWNSRVTVFEFLGEKSKAREAAAAQSKKKK, encoded by the coding sequence ATGAGCAGATTCGCAAGGAAGCTTCTTTTCGTTTTGGCCGGCGCAATAATCCTCTACGGGTGCGCGCCGAAAAACCCACATAGCGACATCGTCTGGCCCGAACCGCCGGACCAGCCCCGCATAAAATACGTAAAAACCCACAGGGGCACCGCGGATTTCTCCAAGGGCGGGGTCGCGGCCAGCCTGATCCTCGGAGAGGCCTCAGGGACGAACCTCAGCAAGCCCATGGGCGTGCACGTGGACAGGCACGGCAAAGTCTTCGTGACGGATACCGCCAGGTCGGACGTCTTCGTCTTCGATACCAAGAACTCGAAGGTGTACACCCTGGGAGACATGGGTATCAAGATGTTCTACAAGCCCATAAGCATAGTGACCGACGACTCCGACAGGATGTTCGTATCCGACTCCCAGCTGGACACCGTGACCGCTCTCGCGCCCGACGGAAAGGTCATCCAGACGCTCAGGCCTGAAGTGCCTTTCCAGCAGCCTACGGGGCTTGCGGTCGACAACAACAAAAAAAGGCTCTACGTAATCGATACGCATACGCATGATATAAGGGTATTTGATCTCGAGACACTCAAGCACATCGACACCATCGGAAAACGGGGCAAAGAGGAAGGCGAATTCAATTTCCCCTCCTACATAGCCGTGGACCAGACGACGAGCAATATATACGTCGTCGACACCATGAACGGCAGGGTGCAGATATTCGATTCGGAAGGGAAGTTCATCAGGGCGTTCGGCCAGTTCGGGGACTCGCCAGGCATGTTCGCACGGCCGAGGGGAGTGGCGGTCAGCAGCGAGGGGCACCTGTATGTGGTGGACGCGGCCTTCAATAACGTCCAGATATTCAATACCGAGGGCAGGATCCTTCTGGGCTTTTCGGGATACGGAAGCGGCAGGGGCGCGATGATACTCCCTGCCGGCATAGCCATCGACAACGAGGACTATATATATGTCGTCGACTCATGGAACTCAAGGGTAACCGTATTCGAGTTCCTGGGTGAGAAATCAAAGGCAAGGGAAGCGGCTGCGGCGCAGTCAAAAAAGAAAAAGTAA
- a CDS encoding peptidylprolyl isomerase produces the protein MTRPFMGFLLASVSAVLIAFSPAGAQPQQNYQLLGPNDAVAKVNGVSITKGQLEGTMNNLLPFMTYHQSVSDERYLKIQRKALNTLIETELIYDFAKKNKLDKIDKKELDKAVNDAKKNVPKGDSFEKVLKRSNMTVNDLREMLKKERVVTKVSAEKRDEFGKKASEAVTEEFLRDYYNKNKEKFMEPERFHLRSILVKADPGGGAVVWNESKRKAEEILKQARSGKDFAKLAEEFSEDPYAKSGGDMGWAHVGSVFEEIEEAVASAEVGKIVGPVMTIHGYHLVKVEGRKPPVQKKFEDLDLDKLNHELREKEYKKYWSEWMKGVKDAAKIEYVLESLKE, from the coding sequence ATGACGCGTCCATTCATGGGTTTTCTATTAGCCTCAGTCTCCGCCGTACTTATCGCCTTCTCGCCGGCCGGAGCCCAACCCCAACAGAACTATCAGCTGCTCGGCCCTAACGACGCGGTGGCCAAGGTGAACGGAGTGTCAATCACCAAGGGGCAGCTCGAAGGGACCATGAACAACCTGCTCCCCTTTATGACCTATCACCAGTCGGTGTCAGACGAGCGCTACCTGAAGATCCAGAGGAAAGCGCTTAACACTTTGATCGAGACCGAGCTGATATACGATTTCGCGAAGAAGAACAAGCTGGACAAGATCGACAAGAAGGAGCTCGACAAGGCTGTCAACGATGCGAAAAAGAACGTGCCCAAGGGCGATAGCTTCGAAAAAGTGCTTAAAAGAAGCAACATGACCGTGAACGATCTGCGCGAAATGCTCAAAAAGGAGCGCGTGGTCACCAAGGTTTCGGCCGAAAAGAGGGACGAGTTCGGGAAGAAGGCGTCTGAAGCGGTTACCGAGGAGTTCCTGAGGGACTACTACAACAAGAACAAAGAAAAATTCATGGAGCCAGAAAGGTTCCATTTAAGATCTATCCTCGTCAAGGCCGACCCCGGCGGCGGGGCGGTCGTCTGGAACGAGTCCAAGAGGAAGGCCGAGGAGATACTGAAACAAGCGAGGTCGGGCAAGGACTTTGCCAAGCTGGCCGAAGAGTTCTCCGAGGACCCTTACGCCAAATCCGGCGGGGACATGGGCTGGGCCCACGTGGGCAGCGTATTCGAGGAGATAGAGGAAGCGGTAGCGAGCGCGGAAGTTGGCAAGATAGTCGGCCCCGTGATGACCATCCACGGATATCACCTTGTAAAGGTCGAGGGCCGCAAGCCCCCGGTCCAGAAAAAATTCGAAGATCTCGACCTTGACAAGCTGAATCATGAGCTGCGGGAAAAAGAGTACAAAAAGTACTGGAGCGAATGGATGAAAGGCGTCAAGGACGCCGCGAAGATCGAGTACGTGCTCGAATCCCTGAAAGAATAG
- a CDS encoding cytochrome c — MNGLVNRKSRAGAGFAAAALAVVIAVLAGCSGGGSPAPEADLKKPARANLAQGKDIYFRYCHFCHGRTGYGDGPVGIALSPHPANFVEDRKRMAKTDDEMFKSITEGVHKDIGGEAMSMPRWQEILTEEERWNVLAYIRHLEKEGLKAMEAEGRGASAVTEGSDEK, encoded by the coding sequence ATGAACGGGCTGGTAAACAGGAAATCCCGAGCTGGCGCGGGCTTTGCCGCGGCTGCGCTGGCAGTAGTTATCGCCGTGCTGGCCGGCTGCTCAGGTGGGGGAAGCCCCGCGCCTGAGGCCGATCTCAAAAAGCCCGCCAGGGCAAATCTCGCCCAGGGCAAGGATATCTATTTCAGGTATTGCCATTTCTGCCATGGCCGCACAGGCTACGGAGACGGCCCGGTCGGGATAGCGCTATCCCCGCATCCCGCGAACTTCGTCGAGGACCGGAAGCGTATGGCCAAGACCGATGATGAGATGTTCAAGTCCATAACCGAAGGCGTCCACAAGGACATCGGCGGAGAGGCCATGTCGATGCCGAGATGGCAGGAGATACTCACCGAAGAGGAAAGGTGGAACGTGCTCGCCTATATCAGGCACCTCGAAAAAGAGGGCCTCAAGGCCATGGAGGCAGAGGGCCGGGGCGCGTCCGCCGTTACGGAGGGCTCTGATGAGAAATAG
- a CDS encoding formylglycine-generating enzyme family protein, with protein sequence MRNSSKGIIAALFLVSATAGVNGLAGQSGDYDPVTGEPDCTKCHTPDRRYSIDYTRDDSCAECHGPGLSESYIEMNERYGSPHGAAEADKYARAATKAEKEKKAAAKGASPAPEGMVLVPAGEFTMGSNDWWPKSQPEHKVRMDSFYIDRYEVTNKRFKRFVDATGRPHPEHWTGGRIPEEKENHPVVYVSWADADAFCKWEGKRLPTEQEWEKAARGTDGRTFPWGDKFDRNKGNTPQYGNEDTLPVGSFEEGKSPYGIYDMAGNAFEWTDSWFKPHPGNTHPDENYGEIYKVLKGGSWYDCTYYKCGISAPAFNRIFFHTLTRNNNFGFRCAKDAR encoded by the coding sequence ATGAGAAATAGCTCCAAGGGTATCATAGCGGCGCTATTCCTGGTTTCCGCCACCGCAGGCGTGAACGGGCTCGCCGGGCAGTCTGGCGATTACGACCCTGTCACGGGCGAGCCTGACTGCACGAAATGCCATACGCCCGACAGGCGGTATTCGATAGACTACACCAGGGACGATTCCTGCGCCGAGTGCCACGGCCCCGGCCTGAGCGAAAGCTATATCGAGATGAACGAGAGGTACGGCTCGCCCCACGGCGCAGCCGAGGCGGACAAGTACGCCAGGGCCGCGACGAAAGCGGAAAAGGAGAAGAAAGCCGCCGCTAAGGGCGCCTCGCCTGCGCCTGAGGGCATGGTCCTGGTGCCCGCAGGCGAGTTCACAATGGGCTCGAACGACTGGTGGCCGAAGAGCCAGCCCGAGCACAAGGTCCGGATGGACTCGTTCTATATCGACAGATACGAGGTCACCAACAAGCGGTTCAAGCGGTTTGTGGACGCAACGGGCCGCCCGCATCCGGAGCACTGGACCGGCGGACGCATACCCGAGGAAAAAGAAAACCACCCGGTCGTGTACGTCAGCTGGGCCGATGCCGACGCCTTCTGCAAATGGGAGGGCAAAAGGCTCCCGACCGAGCAGGAATGGGAAAAGGCCGCAAGGGGCACGGACGGCAGGACCTTCCCCTGGGGGGACAAATTCGACAGGAACAAGGGCAACACCCCACAGTACGGGAACGAGGACACCCTGCCTGTAGGAAGCTTCGAGGAGGGCAAGAGCCCGTACGGGATATACGACATGGCCGGCAACGCCTTTGAATGGACCGACAGCTGGTTCAAGCCCCATCCCGGCAACACGCACCCTGACGAGAACTACGGGGAGATATACAAGGTGCTGAAAGGCGGCTCATGGTACGACTGCACCTATTACAAGTGCGGCATCAGCGCCCCGGCCTTCAACAGGATATTTTTTCATACTCTGACGAGGAACAACAACTTTGGCTTCAGGTGCGCAAAAGACGCAAGATAG